The Oncorhynchus masou masou isolate Uvic2021 chromosome 6, UVic_Omas_1.1, whole genome shotgun sequence genome has a window encoding:
- the LOC135541004 gene encoding transcription factor 15-like: MAFTMLRPVATYPFSSYPPDFNMMSDDEGNRSESDGSSDQSYGCCASSEKTCRQITRVVGVGGVVVVKQRNTANARERDRTQSVNTAFTALRTLIPTEPVDRKLSKIETLRLASSYISHLANILVLGDGCEDGQPCLSAVYRVQGDGEGKQPRTICTFCLSNQRKGGKDGRCLKMHATRALRMSRR, translated from the exons ATGGCCTTTACCATGCTTCGGCCGGTGGCAACTTACCCCTTCTCCTCATATCCCCCTGACTTCAACATGATGTCGGACGACGAGGGGAACCGCAGCGAGAGCGACGGCAGCTCGGACCAGAGCTATGGATGCTGTGCCTCTTCAGAGAAGACTTGTCGGCAGATTACCCGCGTGGTGGGAGTCGGTGGGGTTGTTGTGGTCAAACAGCGCAACACAGCCAACGCCAGGGAGCGAGACCGGACCCAAAGCGTCAACACCGCCTTCACCGCGCTTCGGACACTCATACCCACGGAGCCGGTGGACAGAAAGCTCTCCAAAATTGAAACGCTCCGGTTGGCGTCCAGCTACATCTCGCACTTGGCCAACATTCTTGTCCTTGGGGACGGGTGCGAGGATGGGCAGCCGTGCTTGAGTGCAGTGTATCGCGTGCAAGGAGATGGCGAGGGGAAGCAACCCAGAACAATCTGCACCTTTTGCTTGAGCAACCAGCGGAAAGGG GGGAAAGATGGTCGTTGTCTGAAAATGCATGCAACCCGTGCACTACGAATGAGCCGAAGATAG